In one window of Henckelia pumila isolate YLH828 chromosome 1, ASM3356847v2, whole genome shotgun sequence DNA:
- the LOC140872067 gene encoding KID-containing protein 1-like — translation MSKAAEHGGGDGSGKIYVAVDSDSENSSIGIPSDDDVEDHGEAQSRVSGGGGGGGALNSLASLETSLPFKKGISHHYDGRSKSYSNLAETKLEEATELIKQEHAFNKKRRSINISQKFAKYSKKQSNNILHQSSMPTFPSEDHDEDEDGKGDDAENGAVEDKGSKAEG, via the exons ATGTCAAAGGCGGCGGAGCACGGCGGCGGCGATGGAAGTGGGAAGATATATGTAGCAGTGGATTCTGATTCAGAGAATTCGTCAATTGGGATACCGAGTGATGACGACGTGGAGGATCACGGCGAGGCTCAGAGCAGAGTctccggcggcggcggcggcggaggaGCTCTTAATTCTTTGGCTTCTTTGGAAACATCTCTGCCATTTAA GAAGGGGATATCTCATCATTACGATGGGAGATCGAAATCTTATTCAAACTTGGCAGAAACAAAGCTTGAAGAGGCCACAGAATTGATCAAACAGGAACATGCTTTCAACAAGAAGAGAAGATCGATCAACATCTCGCAGAAATTTGCGAAATACTCCAagaaacaatccaacaacattTTGCACCAATCCTCCATGCCGACGTTCCCCTCCGAGGATCACGATGAAGACGAGGACGGGAAAGGGGACGATGCTGAAAATGGAGCCGTGGAGGATAAGGGAAGCAAAGCAGAGGGCTAG